A part of Paenibacillus donghaensis genomic DNA contains:
- a CDS encoding CapA family protein has product MTEIQIAAVGDLMVKRYIISDAKQPDGSYSFDTLFARVAPYLKQADLTIGNLETTFAGSDRESRKSLRSGGPIFKCPDELAPALKKAGFDVLVTANNHCMDYGASGLMRTLRVLDRNGIGHTGTAKSFQESKKALIQNVKGITIGILSYTSGTNRIPVPASQPWLVNRIETDKIIREIRDLKKKVDLVLLYMHFGNEYRYTPNKRQKQLVNLFFKNGANIILGSHPHVLQPLAVRGKTQFVIYSLGNFVSTKLKNNPYTQSGIILTLKIKKDQKGNTSITNIDYIPTCVDRRMTSGSRITEVIPIRDELKTGVVDLKTGRRNLMNRMLKHTTAILKRE; this is encoded by the coding sequence ATGACGGAAATACAAATAGCTGCTGTGGGAGACCTTATGGTCAAACGTTATATTATTTCGGATGCTAAACAGCCTGACGGAAGCTATTCGTTCGACACCCTGTTCGCAAGAGTGGCTCCTTATCTGAAGCAGGCCGATTTGACGATCGGGAATCTCGAAACTACCTTTGCCGGCAGCGACCGGGAATCCCGGAAAAGTCTGCGATCTGGCGGTCCGATATTCAAGTGCCCGGACGAACTGGCACCGGCGCTTAAGAAAGCCGGATTCGACGTATTAGTAACGGCGAACAATCACTGCATGGATTATGGTGCTTCGGGTCTGATGCGGACGTTACGCGTGCTGGACCGTAATGGAATCGGCCATACCGGTACAGCTAAGTCATTCCAGGAATCCAAGAAAGCTCTTATCCAAAACGTAAAAGGGATTACGATCGGAATCCTCTCCTACACGTCAGGAACTAACCGGATACCCGTACCGGCGAGTCAGCCATGGCTGGTCAATCGGATAGAAACCGATAAAATCATTCGAGAGATTCGAGATTTAAAAAAGAAGGTCGATCTGGTCTTGCTTTATATGCATTTCGGAAACGAATATCGGTACACTCCAAATAAAAGGCAAAAGCAGCTGGTAAACCTCTTCTTTAAAAATGGCGCCAACATCATACTGGGATCTCACCCGCATGTTCTTCAACCGTTAGCGGTTCGGGGAAAGACACAATTCGTTATTTATTCGTTGGGTAACTTTGTATCGACTAAACTAAAGAATAATCCTTATACACAAAGCGGAATCATCCTTACACTTAAAATCAAAAAGGATCAAAAAGGAAACACGAGTATAACTAATATCGATTACATCCCGACTTGCGTAGATCGAAGAATGACAAGCGGTAGCAGAATTACAGAGGTCATCCCTATCCGGGATGAGTTAAAGACGGGCGTCGTTGATTTAAAAACGGGGCGGCGAAATCTCATGAATCGAATGTTGAAGCATACGACGGCAATCTTAAAGAGGGAATAG
- a CDS encoding response regulator transcription factor, whose amino-acid sequence MYSVLIVDDEQAIREGLAALLDWESLGYQVVDTAANAIEARHKYELYSPDLMIIDIRMPGRDGLELIQELREDDPDMHIIILSGYADFSYAKRAMAYGIDNYLLKPVDEEELQQYLSSLYAELNTRIAHRRKHAAVKVWSREMLVQSLLMESNPEAPPVMEVTVLEAGLLWDSYQVVLVRLLLQDNADNGPSTAVKARLSARFEEHDWGIVFSLDSYLGVLLQPSFQKELVGKLLVQAIQEAVTVQGLECIITAGDMVDSLEALSVSYQSALARMKDHFFYDEPGMIGPDSLKLKEELPVRPEEVEHRLESVVDRLYFAMDIGSSGVILSLIHETGELMIAAHYSEMAVKSRYVRLVTYLINKLSLQYRELSLQHNRTDEQIEQIYKQPSLPGLQRYITTLLEQYAGGITRDDMEVLMKRMLDLIHRHYDQNLKLDTLADVFTYSSAYLGKLFKNSTGYSFNSYLDKVRIEKAKELLDQGCKIHQAASGVGFSDVDYFREKFKKVEGIAPSVYRRKDSI is encoded by the coding sequence ATGTATAGTGTGTTGATTGTGGATGATGAACAAGCAATCCGCGAGGGACTCGCGGCGCTTCTGGACTGGGAGAGTCTTGGATATCAGGTCGTTGACACCGCGGCCAATGCCATTGAAGCCAGGCATAAATATGAGCTCTATTCGCCCGATCTGATGATTATAGATATCCGCATGCCCGGCAGAGATGGTCTGGAGCTTATTCAAGAGCTGCGGGAAGACGATCCGGATATGCACATTATTATCCTCAGCGGATACGCTGATTTCAGCTATGCCAAGCGTGCGATGGCTTACGGCATAGACAACTATTTGCTGAAACCGGTGGATGAAGAAGAATTGCAGCAATATTTATCCAGTCTGTACGCAGAGCTGAATACGAGAATCGCCCATCGCAGGAAACATGCTGCCGTCAAGGTCTGGAGCCGGGAAATGCTGGTACAATCCCTGCTGATGGAGAGTAACCCCGAGGCTCCGCCCGTGATGGAAGTAACCGTACTTGAAGCAGGACTGCTCTGGGATTCCTATCAGGTGGTTTTGGTCCGGCTGCTGCTCCAGGACAATGCAGACAACGGACCTTCAACCGCCGTGAAAGCGAGGCTTTCGGCACGCTTTGAGGAGCATGACTGGGGAATTGTTTTCTCGCTGGACTCTTATTTGGGTGTGCTGCTGCAGCCCTCTTTTCAGAAGGAGCTTGTCGGTAAATTATTGGTTCAGGCGATCCAGGAAGCCGTAACTGTCCAAGGGCTTGAATGCATTATTACCGCGGGCGATATGGTAGATTCCCTGGAGGCTCTCTCTGTCTCCTACCAATCAGCGCTGGCACGCATGAAGGACCATTTCTTCTACGATGAGCCAGGGATGATTGGACCCGATTCCCTGAAGCTAAAGGAAGAGCTCCCGGTCCGACCGGAGGAAGTGGAGCACAGGCTTGAGTCTGTAGTGGACCGCCTGTATTTTGCCATGGATATCGGCAGCAGCGGGGTGATACTTTCCCTGATCCATGAAACCGGAGAACTGATGATCGCAGCCCATTATTCTGAAATGGCTGTGAAATCGCGATATGTACGTTTGGTCACTTACCTGATCAACAAGCTCTCGCTTCAATACAGGGAGCTAAGTCTTCAGCACAACCGAACAGATGAGCAGATCGAGCAGATCTATAAACAACCCTCACTGCCTGGGCTGCAGCGCTATATCACCACTCTGCTGGAGCAATATGCAGGCGGCATAACCCGTGACGATATGGAGGTCTTAATGAAACGTATGCTGGACCTCATCCACCGCCATTATGATCAGAACCTGAAACTCGATACACTTGCGGACGTGTTCACATACAGCAGCGCCTATCTTGGCAAGCTTTTCAAGAACAGCACGGGTTACTCCTTCAACAGCTATCTGGACAAAGTCCGCATTGAGAAAGCCAAGGAACTGCTGGATCAGGGCTGCAAAATCCATCAGGCAGCAAGCGGAGTCGGCTTCAGTGATGTGGATTATTTTCGTGAAAAGTTCAAGAAAGTTGAAGGCATCGCTCCTTCCGTCTACCGCAGAAAAGACTCAATATAA
- a CDS encoding Crp/Fnr family transcriptional regulator produces MNEYSCQNAAEPCTRKVPIFATLSDDDLSRISVMIKHRKLTKGQPLILEGAPSDTLYIIQRGHVKLSKMTPEGKEQILHILTNGDFFGELSIFNSDELSNFSAYALKETNICMLTRTDMEQLMTDNPDISLRLLKSVTKRLAHTENLAQSLATKDPEIRIAYMIMELSDKYGKLRGGRIHIDLPLSREELANYVGVTRETISRKFSRFEDSGLIELIGNKQMVLIDPAGVEKYMGF; encoded by the coding sequence ATGAATGAGTATTCCTGCCAAAACGCCGCAGAACCTTGTACCCGCAAGGTGCCGATTTTCGCTACGTTGAGCGATGACGATCTCTCCCGGATCAGCGTCATGATCAAGCACCGTAAGCTTACCAAAGGTCAGCCGTTAATTCTGGAAGGGGCACCGTCGGATACGCTGTACATCATTCAGCGGGGACATGTTAAATTATCCAAAATGACTCCCGAAGGTAAAGAACAAATTTTGCACATCTTGACGAACGGGGATTTTTTCGGGGAACTGAGCATTTTTAACAGCGACGAGCTTAGCAACTTCAGTGCTTATGCTCTGAAAGAAACTAACATTTGCATGCTGACCCGAACCGATATGGAGCAGTTGATGACGGATAATCCTGATATTTCGCTCAGGCTGCTGAAGAGTGTGACCAAAAGACTGGCCCACACGGAAAATCTGGCGCAAAGCCTGGCGACTAAAGATCCCGAAATACGGATTGCTTATATGATCATGGAACTCAGCGACAAATACGGCAAGCTGCGCGGCGGTCGTATTCATATTGACCTTCCCCTGTCTCGGGAAGAACTGGCCAATTATGTTGGGGTCACCCGGGAAACTATTAGCAGAAAATTTTCAAGGTTTGAGGATTCGGGACTAATCGAGCTGATCGGAAACAAGCAGATGGTTCTTATTGATCCGGCCGGTGTGGAGAAGTATATGGGGTTTTAG
- a CDS encoding ABC transporter permease, with amino-acid sequence MKAITTKVQPEPKKSPLRIWPTFLQQKYLYMMAIPFVLWAFVFNYLPLWGWTMAFQKYKPGKAFFEQKWVGLQYFRELFQDEQFFNALRNTLAMSLMGLLAGFIIPIIFAILLNEVRLQVLKRFVQTVSYLPHFVSWVVAAGIISKMLSTDNGAVNDLLLGLHLISEPIQFMAKGHLFWGIVTASDVWKETGWNTIIYLAAISGIGPELYEAARVDGASRLQQVRHITMPGIRTTIIILLIMSIGHLISIGFEKQFLLGNNLVRDYSQTLDLYALNYGLGMGRFSFGTAINIFNSVVSVILLFVANGIFKKITKESII; translated from the coding sequence ATGAAAGCGATTACCACCAAAGTCCAACCGGAGCCTAAGAAATCTCCCTTACGTATTTGGCCAACCTTCTTGCAGCAGAAATATCTCTATATGATGGCCATTCCGTTTGTGCTCTGGGCATTTGTATTCAACTATCTGCCTTTATGGGGATGGACGATGGCCTTTCAGAAATACAAGCCCGGCAAAGCCTTTTTCGAGCAGAAATGGGTCGGCCTGCAGTACTTCAGGGAGCTGTTCCAGGATGAGCAATTCTTCAATGCGCTGCGCAACACGCTAGCGATGAGCCTTATGGGCCTGCTGGCCGGATTCATCATTCCCATTATATTCGCAATCCTGCTGAACGAGGTGCGCCTGCAGGTTCTGAAGCGTTTTGTACAGACGGTCTCTTATCTGCCCCACTTTGTGTCCTGGGTGGTTGCCGCCGGAATTATCAGCAAGATGCTATCTACGGATAACGGGGCGGTGAACGATCTGCTGCTAGGCCTCCATCTGATCAGTGAACCCATTCAATTCATGGCCAAAGGCCATTTATTCTGGGGGATTGTCACGGCTTCGGATGTCTGGAAGGAAACGGGCTGGAACACGATTATCTATCTCGCAGCCATTTCGGGTATTGGCCCGGAGCTGTATGAAGCAGCTAGGGTAGATGGCGCGAGCCGGCTGCAGCAGGTAAGACACATAACCATGCCGGGAATCCGGACAACGATTATTATCCTGCTCATCATGTCGATTGGGCATTTAATCAGTATCGGCTTCGAGAAGCAGTTCCTGCTCGGCAATAACCTGGTGCGCGATTACTCGCAGACGCTGGATCTGTACGCACTGAACTACGGGCTGGGGATGGGACGCTTCTCCTTCGGTACAGCCATTAACATCTTCAACTCTGTGGTGAGTGTGATTCTGCTGTTTGTCGCCAACGGGATTTTCAAAAAAATAACGAAGGAAAGTATCATTTAG
- a CDS encoding MFS transporter codes for MQEILPKQRKAALLVVALAVFTDMMIYGIVVPILPQYSASLGANPTQIGLLFGSYGLALLLASPLFGMLSDRIGRKGPLLWGLLGLAATTLLFLLADSFWPLVAARALQGVSAAATWTAGLALIADLYPAAERGKAMGLALSGQAAGTLLGPAAGGWLYQWGGYAAPFIFVAGLTLADAVLRIVLLRKVPDVVQTEPHRLGGILRSRSLLLVFGVVILGSSIPAVLEPTLPLRLKEVFGLSPGGIGLLFMIPTAAYGLIAPFAGSLSGKIGNFPLIRVGLAITAVALPLNALGASLWLQALTLAMLGIGMGTILSPSLPELALAAEQSGVRSYGVVFSVYNTAYSAGMMVGPLMAGLLTDYFGIQSAYIAVGIILLAYLLLTVLQASGTRAAKSAREAE; via the coding sequence ATGCAGGAAATATTGCCAAAGCAGCGGAAGGCTGCGCTGCTGGTTGTAGCACTTGCCGTTTTTACCGACATGATGATCTATGGTATTGTCGTCCCGATCCTGCCCCAGTACAGCGCCTCCCTGGGGGCCAATCCCACGCAGATCGGCCTCTTGTTTGGTAGCTACGGCCTTGCGCTCTTGCTGGCTTCCCCGCTGTTCGGAATGCTGTCCGACCGGATCGGCCGCAAAGGCCCGCTGCTATGGGGACTGCTCGGCCTGGCGGCAACCACCTTGCTGTTTCTGCTGGCCGATTCCTTCTGGCCGCTGGTGGCGGCAAGGGCGCTGCAAGGTGTTTCCGCAGCGGCCACCTGGACCGCAGGGCTGGCCTTGATCGCCGACCTGTACCCTGCAGCTGAGCGGGGCAAAGCCATGGGGCTGGCGTTATCCGGCCAGGCCGCCGGGACCTTGCTTGGACCTGCCGCCGGAGGCTGGCTATACCAGTGGGGCGGTTATGCCGCACCCTTCATCTTTGTGGCCGGGCTTACCCTGGCGGACGCCGTGCTGCGGATCGTGCTGCTGCGCAAGGTGCCCGATGTAGTGCAAACCGAGCCGCACCGGCTGGGGGGCATTCTGCGCAGCCGTTCCCTGCTGCTTGTCTTCGGGGTAGTTATTCTCGGTTCGTCCATTCCGGCGGTGCTGGAGCCCACACTGCCGCTGCGGCTGAAAGAGGTGTTCGGACTCTCCCCCGGGGGGATTGGCCTGCTGTTCATGATTCCGACTGCCGCGTACGGACTTATCGCCCCCTTTGCCGGATCACTGTCAGGCAAAATCGGAAATTTCCCGCTGATCCGCGTAGGTTTGGCCATTACCGCGGTGGCCCTGCCGCTTAATGCCCTCGGGGCCAGCTTGTGGCTGCAGGCTCTCACTTTGGCGATGCTCGGCATCGGCATGGGCACGATCCTGTCCCCGTCGCTGCCCGAGCTTGCGTTAGCCGCCGAGCAAAGCGGCGTGCGATCTTACGGTGTTGTCTTCTCCGTATACAACACCGCTTATTCGGCAGGCATGATGGTCGGGCCGTTAATGGCCGGTTTACTGACCGACTATTTTGGAATACAAAGCGCGTATATCGCTGTCGGCATTATCCTGCTTGCTTATTTGCTGTTGACTGTTCTGCAAGCTAGCGGCACCAGGGCCGCGAAGAGTGCCCGGGAGGCTGAATAA
- the hmpA gene encoding NO-inducible flavohemoprotein — translation MLSQQTRDIVKSTAPVLAEHGTAITSVFYRNLFNAHPELLNVFNHANQAQGRQQAALANAVYAAAVHIDNLENILPAVVQIAHKHVSLGIKPEQYPIVGEFLLKAIKEVLGDAATDDILKAWEEAYGVIADAFIGVEDSMYKEAREQENGWNFFKPFTVARKVQESDNITSFYLKPADGSNVPHYKPGQYISVRVLIPGEKYTMIRQYSLSQAPKADEFRISVKREADNDPNGVVSIYLHKQVDEGATIEVSAPAGEFLLDATKDTPVAFISGGVGITPMMSMFETVAATTPDRPTVFLHSARNEALAAFRDAVEKHAAAMSNVKTKTFYSGGPDGVITGEVLKAYVDITGDAYVCGPVPFMEAMIRELRALGMKEEQIHYEFFGPALQLDNN, via the coding sequence ATTTTATCACAGCAAACTCGGGACATTGTCAAATCCACAGCACCAGTCTTAGCAGAACACGGCACAGCCATCACATCGGTGTTTTACCGGAATTTGTTCAACGCCCACCCAGAACTTCTAAATGTATTCAACCATGCCAACCAAGCGCAAGGCCGCCAGCAGGCTGCACTCGCCAATGCGGTGTACGCGGCGGCAGTCCACATTGACAACCTTGAGAATATTCTGCCTGCGGTTGTACAAATTGCACACAAGCATGTCAGTCTCGGCATTAAACCTGAGCAGTACCCGATTGTCGGCGAATTTTTGCTGAAAGCAATCAAGGAAGTGCTGGGTGATGCCGCAACGGATGACATTCTTAAGGCTTGGGAAGAAGCATACGGTGTTATCGCAGATGCCTTTATCGGTGTTGAAGACAGCATGTATAAGGAAGCTCGGGAACAGGAAAATGGTTGGAACTTCTTCAAACCGTTCACTGTTGCGCGCAAAGTACAAGAGAGCGACAACATTACATCGTTCTATCTAAAACCGGCTGACGGTTCAAATGTACCCCATTACAAACCAGGTCAGTATATCTCTGTGCGTGTCTTGATACCGGGCGAGAAGTATACGATGATCCGCCAGTACAGCCTTTCGCAGGCGCCAAAAGCGGATGAATTCCGCATTTCCGTGAAACGCGAAGCAGATAATGATCCGAATGGCGTCGTCTCCATTTATCTTCACAAGCAGGTTGATGAAGGAGCTACCATTGAAGTTAGCGCCCCAGCCGGTGAATTTTTGCTTGATGCTACCAAAGATACGCCAGTGGCCTTTATCTCTGGTGGTGTAGGCATAACGCCGATGATGAGCATGTTCGAAACCGTTGCGGCAACAACACCGGACCGGCCGACTGTATTCCTGCATTCTGCGCGGAATGAAGCACTAGCCGCTTTCCGTGATGCTGTCGAGAAGCATGCAGCTGCTATGAGCAATGTTAAAACCAAAACCTTCTATTCAGGCGGCCCGGATGGCGTGATTACAGGTGAAGTACTAAAGGCGTATGTAGACATTACCGGTGATGCTTATGTTTGCGGCCCGGTACCTTTTATGGAAGCCATGATTCGTGAATTACGCGCGCTCGGAATGAAAGAAGAACAAATTCATTATGAGTTTTTTGGCCCGGCCTTGCAATTGGACAACAACTAG
- a CDS encoding carbohydrate ABC transporter permease yields the protein MLSKKLAAAPWSDRIFDLVVYVAITVVTIATLYPFLNVLAISFNDSMDSIKGGITIFPRVFTFKNYETIFAYSGLMTGLKISILRTIIGTILGLISASMLAFTLSRVDFQARKFVSTFLALTMYVSGGLIPIYILIKNLHMMGTFGVYVLPTLVSAFNVFVIRSFIDGLPYALQESAKLDGANDFTIYWRIILPLTKPALATIALFLAVGQWNSWFDTYLYNGSKDELTTLQFELMKVIQSTTTNADNFRGRNMTEVMAQISPESVKMAITIVVTVPILVVYPFLQRYFVKGMTLGSVKS from the coding sequence ATGCTGAGTAAAAAACTGGCCGCCGCGCCTTGGTCGGACCGCATCTTCGATTTGGTTGTCTATGTTGCGATTACCGTGGTGACCATTGCCACGTTATATCCTTTTTTGAATGTACTGGCGATTTCCTTCAACGACTCTATGGATAGCATCAAGGGTGGGATAACGATCTTCCCTCGCGTGTTCACCTTTAAGAATTATGAGACCATCTTTGCCTACTCCGGATTAATGACCGGACTCAAGATCTCTATTCTGCGCACAATCATCGGTACGATACTCGGTCTGATCAGCGCCTCCATGCTGGCCTTCACCCTGAGCCGGGTGGACTTTCAGGCCCGCAAGTTCGTCTCCACGTTCCTGGCGCTCACGATGTACGTATCGGGCGGACTGATTCCTATCTATATCCTGATCAAGAATCTGCATATGATGGGGACCTTCGGTGTGTATGTCCTCCCCACTCTTGTCAGCGCATTCAATGTATTCGTCATCCGTTCCTTCATCGACGGCCTGCCTTATGCCCTGCAGGAATCCGCCAAGCTGGACGGGGCCAATGACTTCACCATTTACTGGCGGATCATTCTCCCGCTGACCAAACCGGCGCTGGCAACCATTGCCCTGTTCCTGGCCGTCGGCCAGTGGAATTCCTGGTTCGACACCTATCTCTACAACGGTTCCAAGGATGAGCTGACCACCCTGCAGTTTGAGCTGATGAAAGTTATCCAGAGCACGACGACCAACGCGGATAACTTCCGCGGCCGGAATATGACCGAGGTGATGGCGCAAATCTCCCCGGAATCAGTCAAAATGGCGATCACCATCGTCGTCACGGTGCCCATTCTGGTTGTTTATCCGTTTTTGCAGCGTTACTTTGTTAAAGGCATGACTCTGGGTTCCGTCAAAAGCTAA
- a CDS encoding ABC transporter substrate-binding protein gives MTRKTAKPYVVLMVLTLLLSVLAGCSGSSNNKNTADNPAATEAANEGSATAEATAEAEDLSPLTLSFFAEDPNPNWNNMKDDVSKMLTEKTGVTLDAEFAVGDPQQKIALIAAGGDYPDIISAKADIGKLVDAGAVIDLTELIDKHAPNIKRVLGDNLARAKYNNDDQSIYAIPTWAAVDEKKFVAGGGFELQHRVVKEAGYPEIRTVKDYENVIKAYLEKHPTDENGNKNIGVSLNADDWHMYISVTNPAVATTGGSDDGEYYIDQETHEAIYHFRRPEEKEYFRWLNHMNDIGLLDKESFVQKYDQYKAKVATGRVLGLIDQDWDYNDAQQSLKTAGKFDQTYGHYPVTLTEEYKETSFWPTGFMGGYGISISTTNPDPVRTIKFLDYLASDEGQILNNWGIEGKHYVVENGKRVVPAEVQDRINNDNMAFTKESGISFYWNMMVHYGDGAKDSTGNYYTKNFPEQLLLGYSDVEKETLTAYNATTWKDLFPKEEEFKEKAYGAAWNIALPGEDEVTILGNKMRDITWKRIPQAILAKPADFDKVWDDYMADLDKAGVEKMEKGYTQYVQDRVELWSAE, from the coding sequence ATGACAAGAAAGACAGCGAAACCGTACGTGGTGCTAATGGTCTTGACCTTGCTTCTCAGTGTGCTGGCAGGCTGCAGCGGTTCAAGCAATAATAAGAATACGGCTGATAATCCGGCCGCCACTGAGGCGGCTAATGAAGGCAGTGCGACTGCAGAGGCTACGGCGGAAGCCGAAGATTTAAGTCCGCTGACACTGTCCTTCTTCGCGGAAGATCCTAATCCGAACTGGAACAATATGAAAGACGATGTCAGTAAAATGCTGACCGAGAAAACAGGCGTCACTCTCGATGCGGAATTTGCCGTCGGCGACCCGCAGCAAAAAATTGCCCTGATCGCAGCCGGTGGTGATTATCCCGATATTATCTCCGCCAAAGCGGATATCGGCAAGCTGGTGGATGCCGGAGCGGTCATCGATCTGACCGAATTGATCGACAAACATGCGCCTAATATCAAACGTGTACTCGGCGACAACCTCGCCCGGGCGAAATATAACAATGATGACCAGTCCATCTATGCCATTCCCACCTGGGCAGCTGTAGATGAGAAGAAATTCGTGGCTGGCGGCGGGTTTGAGCTGCAGCACCGCGTGGTGAAGGAAGCCGGATATCCGGAGATTCGGACGGTTAAAGATTATGAGAATGTGATCAAAGCCTATCTGGAGAAGCATCCTACCGATGAGAACGGCAACAAGAACATCGGGGTATCCCTTAATGCGGATGATTGGCATATGTACATTTCGGTCACCAACCCTGCCGTTGCTACCACTGGCGGCTCGGATGACGGGGAATATTACATCGATCAGGAGACCCATGAGGCCATTTATCACTTCCGCCGACCGGAGGAGAAAGAATATTTCCGCTGGCTGAACCATATGAATGACATCGGCCTGCTTGACAAGGAGAGCTTCGTTCAGAAGTATGACCAATACAAAGCTAAAGTCGCTACCGGACGGGTACTTGGCTTGATTGACCAGGACTGGGACTATAATGACGCCCAGCAGTCATTGAAGACGGCAGGCAAATTCGATCAGACCTATGGCCACTATCCGGTAACTCTGACGGAAGAATATAAGGAAACCAGCTTCTGGCCTACCGGCTTCATGGGCGGGTATGGCATCTCGATCTCCACCACGAACCCGGACCCGGTCCGCACGATTAAGTTCCTGGATTATCTCGCTTCCGACGAAGGGCAAATCCTCAACAACTGGGGAATTGAAGGCAAGCATTATGTCGTGGAGAATGGCAAGCGTGTAGTTCCAGCAGAAGTTCAGGACCGTATCAACAACGACAATATGGCCTTCACCAAGGAATCCGGCATCAGCTTCTACTGGAATATGATGGTCCATTACGGCGACGGTGCCAAGGACTCTACCGGCAACTACTATACGAAGAACTTCCCGGAACAGCTGCTGCTTGGTTACAGCGATGTGGAGAAAGAGACCCTGACTGCCTATAACGCAACGACATGGAAGGATCTCTTCCCGAAAGAAGAAGAATTCAAGGAAAAAGCCTATGGAGCGGCCTGGAACATCGCTCTTCCGGGCGAGGATGAAGTCACTATTCTAGGCAACAAAATGAGAGATATTACCTGGAAACGCATTCCTCAGGCCATCCTGGCGAAACCAGCGGATTTCGATAAAGTCTGGGATGACTATATGGCTGACCTGGATAAAGCCGGGGTTGAGAAAATGGAAAAAGGTTATACCCAATATGTTCAGGACCGTGTAGAGTTATGGAGTGCTGAATAA
- a CDS encoding PadR family transcriptional regulator — protein sequence MTRMMILGLLNKFGSMSGYEIQQMLQSSQTEMWAYVQPASIYHALRKLQQEGKIILETVEHTGFRAKAIYKIAEDGVIELQQLVEQALAKSSVVFPAKLYTALTFMDELPAAVTVVALKAQEQEMAAVMAAMKHGEEMKAEAGAMTVQAAAVFSNIYAQVELQLEFVRNLIRDLEAEREEGQA from the coding sequence ATGACGAGAATGATGATTCTGGGGCTGCTCAATAAATTTGGCTCCATGTCCGGTTATGAAATTCAGCAGATGCTGCAATCTTCCCAGACGGAGATGTGGGCTTATGTTCAACCCGCATCCATCTATCACGCACTGCGCAAACTGCAGCAGGAAGGCAAGATTATCCTGGAGACGGTGGAGCATACCGGCTTTCGTGCCAAGGCAATATACAAAATCGCGGAGGATGGTGTAATCGAGCTTCAACAGCTAGTGGAGCAGGCTTTGGCCAAATCCTCTGTAGTCTTTCCGGCCAAACTGTACACGGCGTTGACTTTTATGGATGAACTGCCGGCTGCGGTGACTGTGGTTGCCCTTAAGGCGCAGGAGCAGGAGATGGCAGCAGTAATGGCTGCGATGAAGCATGGAGAGGAAATGAAAGCCGAGGCCGGGGCCATGACAGTTCAGGCGGCCGCCGTATTCAGCAACATTTATGCGCAGGTGGAGCTGCAGCTTGAGTTTGTCCGGAATTTGATCCGTGATCTTGAGGCCGAGAGGGAGGAGGGGCAAGCTTGA